A window from Citrobacter amalonaticus encodes these proteins:
- a CDS encoding SDR family NAD(P)-dependent oxidoreductase — protein MTQRIALVTGGSRGLGKNAALKLADKGTDILFTYHSQQQAARDVVAEIEQKGRKAAAIQLNVGDSASFAAFASEVKTQLNTHWNRETFDYLVNNAGIGLYAPYADTSEEMFDELMRIHFKGPFFLTQHLLPLINEGGRILNVSTGLARFALPGYAAYASMKGAMEVLTRYQAKELGARGISVNAIAPGAIETDFGGGHLRDNKELNAYVASQTALGRAGLPDDIGDAIAALLSDELAWMTAQRIEVSGGMFL, from the coding sequence ATGACGCAACGTATCGCATTGGTGACCGGCGGGAGCCGCGGGCTGGGTAAAAATGCCGCGCTTAAGCTGGCGGACAAAGGAACGGATATTCTCTTTACTTACCACAGTCAACAGCAGGCGGCGCGGGATGTCGTCGCTGAAATTGAGCAAAAAGGCAGGAAAGCGGCGGCAATTCAATTGAATGTCGGTGATAGTGCCAGTTTTGCAGCTTTTGCCTCTGAGGTGAAAACGCAACTGAATACTCACTGGAACAGAGAGACGTTTGATTATTTAGTGAACAATGCCGGGATCGGGCTATACGCGCCGTATGCTGACACCTCAGAAGAGATGTTTGACGAACTGATGCGCATCCATTTTAAAGGCCCGTTTTTCCTGACGCAGCACCTGTTGCCGTTGATTAACGAGGGCGGACGTATTCTTAATGTTTCAACCGGGCTGGCGCGTTTTGCCCTGCCGGGGTATGCCGCCTACGCGTCAATGAAAGGGGCGATGGAAGTGCTGACGCGCTACCAGGCGAAAGAACTGGGCGCGCGTGGGATCTCGGTGAATGCCATTGCGCCCGGCGCCATTGAGACCGATTTTGGCGGTGGCCATCTGCGGGATAATAAAGAACTGAATGCGTATGTGGCTTCGCAGACGGCGCTGGGCCGCGCCGGTTTGCCCGATGATATTGGCGATGCGATTGCGGCGTTACTCAGCGACGAACTGGCATGGATGACGGCGCAGCGTATTGAAGTCTCGGGCGGGATGTTCCTGTAA
- a CDS encoding sugar kinase gives MSKKIAVIGECMIELSQKGADVQRGFGGDTLNTSVYIARQVDAAALSVHYVTALGTDSFSQQMLESWQGENVDTSLTQRMENRLPGLYYIETDSTGERTFYYWRNEAAAKFWLESEQSAAICEELATFDYLYLSGISLAILSPSSRDKLLSLLRECRANGGKVIFDNNYRPRLWASKEETRQVYQKMLECTDIAFLTLDDEDLLWGVKPVEEVIARTHAAGVQEVVVKRGADSCLVSVDGNVPIDVPAVKLPKEKVIDTTAAGDSFSAGYLAVRLTGGDAVNAAKRGHLTASTVIQHRGAIIPRDAMPQ, from the coding sequence ATGTCCAAAAAGATTGCCGTGATTGGCGAATGCATGATTGAGCTGTCACAGAAAGGCGCAGATGTTCAGCGCGGATTCGGTGGCGACACATTGAATACCTCCGTTTACATTGCCCGTCAGGTTGATGCTGCGGCGCTCTCCGTGCACTACGTCACGGCGCTGGGCACGGACAGTTTCAGCCAGCAGATGCTCGAGTCATGGCAAGGCGAAAACGTGGATACCTCACTGACGCAGCGCATGGAAAACCGTCTGCCTGGCCTCTACTACATCGAGACGGACAGCACCGGTGAGCGGACGTTCTATTACTGGCGCAACGAAGCAGCAGCGAAATTCTGGCTGGAGAGCGAACAGTCAGCGGCTATCTGCGAAGAGCTGGCGACCTTTGATTATCTCTACCTGAGCGGTATCAGCCTCGCGATCCTGAGCCCATCCAGCCGCGACAAACTGCTGTCGCTGCTGCGAGAATGCCGCGCCAACGGCGGGAAAGTGATTTTCGACAACAACTATCGTCCGCGCCTGTGGGCCAGCAAAGAAGAGACCCGGCAGGTGTATCAGAAGATGCTGGAATGCACTGATATTGCCTTCCTGACGCTGGACGACGAAGATTTGCTCTGGGGCGTGAAGCCGGTTGAAGAGGTGATCGCCCGGACGCATGCCGCGGGTGTGCAGGAAGTGGTGGTGAAACGCGGTGCGGATTCGTGCCTGGTGTCTGTCGACGGTAACGTACCGATCGACGTTCCTGCGGTGAAACTGCCGAAAGAAAAAGTGATCGATACCACCGCCGCTGGCGACTCGTTCAGCGCCGGGTATCTGGCCGTTCGCCTGACCGGCGGCGATGCAGTTAACGCTGCCAAACGAGGCCACCTGACCGCCAGCACCGTTATTCAGCATCGCGGGGCGATTATCCCACGCGACGCCATGCCGCAGTAA
- a CDS encoding MFS transporter codes for MQATATTLDNEQEHTPVNSRNKVVVASLIGTAIEFFDFYIYATAAVIVFPHIFFPQGDPTAATLQSLATFAIAFVARPIGSALFGHFGDRVGRKVTLVASLLTMGISTVIIGLLPGYATIGIFAPLLLALARFGQGLGLGGEWGGAALLATENAPPRKRALYGSFPQLGAPIGFFFANGTFLLLSWLLTDEQFMSWGWRVPFIFSAVLVIIGLYVRVSLHETPVFAKVAAAKKQVKIPLGTLLTKHVRVTILGTFIMLATYTLFYIMTVYSMTFSTAAAPVGLGLPRNDVLWMLMMAVIGFGVMVPVAGLLADAFGRRKSMVIITTMIILFALFAFKPLLGSGNPALVFAFLLLGLSLMGLTFGPMGALLPELFPTEVRYTGASFSYNVSSILGASVAPYIAAWLQSNYGLAAVGTYLASMAALTLIALLLTHETRHQSL; via the coding sequence ATGCAAGCAACCGCCACCACACTCGATAACGAACAGGAACATACTCCGGTCAATTCGCGCAATAAGGTCGTCGTCGCCTCGCTCATTGGCACCGCCATTGAGTTCTTCGACTTCTATATTTATGCGACCGCCGCCGTGATTGTCTTCCCGCACATCTTCTTCCCGCAGGGCGACCCGACAGCGGCAACGCTACAGTCGCTCGCCACGTTTGCCATCGCCTTTGTCGCGCGTCCAATTGGTTCCGCGCTCTTCGGCCACTTTGGCGATCGGGTAGGACGTAAAGTGACGCTGGTGGCGTCTTTGCTGACAATGGGGATCTCAACGGTGATCATCGGCCTGCTGCCAGGCTATGCCACCATTGGCATTTTCGCCCCACTTCTGCTGGCGCTGGCTCGTTTTGGGCAGGGGCTGGGACTGGGTGGTGAATGGGGCGGCGCGGCGCTGCTGGCGACAGAGAACGCCCCGCCGCGTAAGCGCGCACTGTATGGCTCGTTCCCGCAACTGGGCGCACCGATTGGCTTTTTCTTTGCTAACGGCACCTTCCTGCTGCTCTCCTGGCTGCTGACGGATGAGCAGTTCATGAGCTGGGGCTGGCGCGTTCCGTTTATCTTCTCAGCGGTGCTGGTGATTATCGGCCTGTACGTCCGCGTTTCCCTGCATGAGACGCCGGTTTTCGCTAAAGTGGCCGCCGCGAAAAAACAGGTGAAAATCCCGCTGGGTACGTTGCTGACTAAACACGTTCGCGTGACCATCCTCGGCACGTTCATCATGCTGGCGACCTATACGCTGTTCTATATCATGACCGTGTATTCGATGACGTTCAGTACCGCCGCTGCGCCGGTCGGTCTGGGCCTGCCGCGTAACGACGTGTTGTGGATGCTGATGATGGCGGTGATTGGCTTTGGCGTGATGGTGCCGGTCGCCGGTCTGCTCGCAGACGCGTTTGGTCGCCGCAAGAGCATGGTCATCATCACCACAATGATTATCCTGTTCGCGCTGTTCGCCTTTAAACCGCTGCTGGGCTCCGGCAATCCGGCGCTGGTCTTCGCCTTCCTGCTGCTTGGACTGAGCCTGATGGGGCTGACGTTCGGGCCGATGGGCGCACTGTTGCCTGAGCTGTTCCCGACTGAAGTGCGTTACACCGGCGCATCGTTCTCCTATAACGTCTCTTCGATTCTCGGGGCATCCGTCGCACCGTATATCGCCGCGTGGTTGCAGTCCAATTATGGTCTTGCCGCCGTAGGAACCTACCTGGCATCGATGGCGGCATTAACCCTGATCGCGCTACTGTTAACTCACGAAACGCGTCATCAGTCGCTGTAA
- the yhjD gene encoding inner membrane protein YhjD: MMQDNDVKRPTQELEHDPVRKIDTTGDAEHEKKSTASETLKTVTTTVEKIQRIPVIAHLLRAAERFNDRLGNQFGAAITYFSFLSMIPILMVSFAAAGFILASHPTLLQDIFTKILMNVSDPTLAATLKSTINTAVQQRTTVGLVGLGIALYSGINWMGNLREAIRAQSRDVWERTPQDQEKIWIKYLRDFISLIGLLIALIVTLSITSVAGSAQQMIISALYLDSIEWLKPTWRLIGLAISIFANYLLFFWIFWRLPRHRPRKKALIRGTLIAAIGFEVIKIIMTWTLPALVKSPSGAAFGSVLGLMAFFYFFARLTLFCAAWIATAEYKDDPRMPGKTHR; the protein is encoded by the coding sequence ATGATGCAGGATAACGACGTAAAACGCCCCACTCAGGAACTTGAACACGACCCGGTACGCAAAATCGACACGACCGGGGACGCCGAGCACGAGAAGAAAAGCACCGCCAGCGAGACGCTGAAAACGGTGACCACCACCGTCGAAAAAATCCAGCGCATTCCGGTGATTGCGCATCTGCTCCGCGCGGCTGAACGCTTTAACGATCGGTTAGGTAACCAGTTCGGCGCGGCCATTACCTACTTCTCGTTTTTGTCGATGATCCCCATCCTGATGGTGTCGTTTGCCGCCGCAGGCTTTATTCTTGCCTCGCATCCCACGCTGTTACAGGACATCTTCACTAAAATCCTGATGAACGTCAGCGACCCGACGCTTGCCGCTACGCTGAAAAGCACCATCAATACGGCGGTACAGCAGCGTACCACCGTTGGTCTGGTCGGGTTAGGGATCGCCCTCTACTCCGGGATTAACTGGATGGGCAACCTGCGCGAGGCGATCCGCGCCCAGTCGCGGGACGTCTGGGAGCGCACGCCGCAGGATCAGGAAAAAATCTGGATCAAATATCTCCGCGATTTCATCTCACTGATTGGTCTGTTGATTGCACTGATTGTGACGCTGTCGATCACCTCGGTCGCCGGTTCGGCGCAACAGATGATTATCTCCGCCCTCTATCTCGACAGCATTGAGTGGCTAAAGCCCACCTGGCGGTTGATTGGCCTGGCGATCTCCATTTTTGCCAACTACCTGTTGTTCTTCTGGATTTTCTGGCGTCTGCCGCGTCATCGTCCACGTAAAAAGGCATTGATTCGCGGCACGCTGATTGCGGCGATTGGCTTTGAAGTCATTAAAATCATCATGACCTGGACGCTGCCGGCGCTGGTGAAATCCCCTTCCGGCGCGGCGTTTGGTTCTGTACTGGGACTGATGGCGTTCTTCTACTTTTTCGCACGTCTGACGCTGTTTTGCGCGGCGTGGATTGCAACCGCCGAATACAAAGACGATCCCCGGATGCCGGGCAAAACGCACCGTTGA
- a CDS encoding M16 family metallopeptidase: MQGTKIRLLAGGLLMMATAGYVQADALQPDPAWQQGTLANGLQWQVLATPQRPSDRIEVRLQVNTGSLAESTQQSGFSHLIPRIALTQSGGLDAAQARSLWQQGFDPKRPMPPVTVSYDSTQYNLSLPNNRSDLLKESLNYLANTMGKLTITPDVVNHALNTEDMVTTLPVDTKDGWWRYRLKGSALLGHDPAEPVKMPVDAEKVHEFYQKWYTPDAMTLIVVGNVDARSVAEQINKTFGELKGKRETPAPVPTLSPLRAEAVSIMTDAVRQDRLSVMWDTPWQPIRESAALLRYWRADLAREALFWHVQQALSKNNAKDIGLGFDCRVLFLRAQCAINIESPNDKISANLSTVARELAKVRDNGLPEEEFNALVAQKNLELQKLFATYARTDTDILISQRLRSLQNQVVDIAPEQYQRLRQDFLNSLTVEMLNQDLRQQLSQDMALILLQPKGEPEFNMKELQATWDQIMAPVTAAATPAETDDAHPEVTDIPAAR; this comes from the coding sequence ATGCAGGGCACAAAAATTCGACTTTTAGCGGGCGGTTTGCTGATGATGGCCACTGCTGGCTATGTGCAGGCAGATGCGCTCCAGCCTGACCCAGCATGGCAACAGGGGACGCTGGCGAATGGTTTACAGTGGCAAGTGTTAGCCACCCCGCAGCGCCCCAGCGACCGTATCGAGGTCCGCCTGCAGGTAAATACCGGTTCGCTCGCCGAAAGTACTCAACAGAGCGGTTTCAGTCATCTTATTCCCCGTATTGCGTTAACCCAAAGTGGCGGCCTTGATGCCGCGCAGGCACGTTCACTGTGGCAGCAGGGTTTTGACCCTAAACGTCCGATGCCGCCCGTCACCGTCTCTTACGACTCCACACAGTACAATCTCAGCCTGCCCAATAACCGCAGCGACCTGCTGAAAGAGTCGCTGAACTATCTGGCGAACACGATGGGCAAACTGACGATCACCCCCGACGTCGTCAATCATGCGCTAAACACAGAAGACATGGTCACCACGCTGCCCGTCGATACGAAAGACGGCTGGTGGCGCTATCGTCTGAAAGGGTCGGCGCTGTTGGGTCACGATCCTGCCGAGCCGGTAAAAATGCCGGTGGACGCGGAGAAAGTGCATGAGTTCTACCAGAAGTGGTACACCCCAGACGCGATGACGCTGATTGTTGTCGGCAACGTTGATGCGCGGTCGGTGGCCGAGCAAATCAACAAAACCTTTGGTGAACTGAAAGGGAAACGTGAAACCCCTGCGCCGGTGCCGACGCTCTCGCCGTTGCGTGCGGAGGCGGTGAGCATTATGACCGACGCGGTGCGCCAGGATCGTCTCTCTGTCATGTGGGATACGCCGTGGCAGCCGATTCGCGAGTCTGCCGCGCTGTTGCGCTACTGGCGCGCGGATTTAGCGCGTGAGGCGCTGTTCTGGCACGTCCAGCAGGCGCTGAGTAAGAACAACGCGAAAGATATCGGCCTCGGCTTTGACTGCCGCGTGCTGTTCCTGCGCGCGCAGTGCGCAATCAACATCGAATCGCCAAACGACAAGATTTCCGCCAATCTGAGCACCGTGGCGCGTGAACTGGCGAAGGTACGTGATAACGGCCTGCCGGAAGAAGAGTTCAACGCCCTGGTGGCGCAAAAGAATCTGGAGCTGCAGAAACTGTTTGCGACCTACGCTCGTACCGATACCGATATTCTCATCAGTCAGCGTCTGCGCTCGCTGCAAAATCAGGTCGTAGATATCGCGCCTGAACAGTACCAGCGTTTGCGTCAGGACTTCCTGAACAGCCTGACCGTTGAGATGTTGAATCAGGATCTGCGTCAGCAGTTGTCGCAGGATATGGCGCTGATTCTGCTACAGCCGAAAGGCGAACCGGAATTCAACATGAAAGAGTTGCAGGCGACGTGGGATCAAATCATGGCGCCGGTGACTGCCGCGGCGACACCGGCAGAAACGGACGATGCGCATCCGGAAGTGACAGATATTCCGGCTGCACGGTAG
- a CDS encoding AsmA family protein yields MTKAGKITAVITGTFLLLIVVVIVLIATFDWNRLKPTINQKVSTELNRPFAIRGDLGVVWERQKQETGWRSWVPWPHVHAEDIILGNPPDIPEVTMVHLPRVDATLAPLALLSKTVWLPWIKLVKPDARLIRLSEKNNNWTFDLANSEYKDPNAQPSDWSFRLDTILFDQGRIAIDDKVSKADIEILVDPLGKPLPFSEVTGNKAKGDNAKVEDYVFGLKAQGRYNGEPLTGTGKMGGMLALRSEGAAFPVQADFRSGNTRVALVGVVKDPMKMGGVDLQLKFSGDSLGELYDLTGVLLPDTPPFETDGRLVAKIDTNASSVFDYRGFNGRIGDSDIHGSLTYTTGKPRPKLEGEVESRQLRLADLGPLIGVDSGKGTEKAQRSEQKKDEKSVQPADKVLPYDRFETDKWNVMDADVRFKGRRIEHGSSLPVSDLSTHILLQNADLRLQPLKFGLAGGSINANIHLEGDKKPMQGRADIQARRLKLKELMPDVELMQKTLGEMSGDAEFRGTGNSVAALLGNSNGNLKLLMNDGLISRNLMEIVGLNVGNFIVGQIFGDDEVRVNCAAANLDIVNGVARPQIFAFDTENALINVTGTASFASEQLDLTIDPESKGIRIITLRSPLYVRGTFKNPQAGVKAGPLIARGAVAAALATLVTPAAALLALISPSEGDANQCRTILSQLKK; encoded by the coding sequence ATGACCAAAGCCGGAAAAATAACTGCAGTGATAACAGGGACTTTCTTGTTGTTGATCGTGGTCGTTATCGTGTTGATAGCGACATTTGACTGGAACCGCCTCAAACCGACCATCAACCAGAAAGTCTCTACCGAACTTAACCGACCGTTCGCTATTCGCGGTGATTTAGGCGTTGTCTGGGAACGCCAGAAGCAGGAGACCGGCTGGCGCAGTTGGGTGCCGTGGCCGCACGTACATGCTGAAGATATTATCCTCGGCAATCCCCCCGACATTCCTGAAGTGACGATGGTGCACCTTCCCCGCGTCGACGCGACGCTCGCCCCGCTGGCGCTGTTAAGCAAAACCGTCTGGCTGCCGTGGATCAAGCTGGTGAAACCCGATGCGCGGCTGATTCGCCTGTCCGAGAAAAACAATAACTGGACCTTCGACCTCGCGAATAGCGAATACAAAGACCCGAATGCGCAGCCGTCTGACTGGTCCTTCCGGCTGGACACTATTCTCTTCGATCAGGGGCGGATCGCTATCGACGATAAGGTCAGTAAAGCTGATATTGAGATCCTGGTCGATCCGCTGGGCAAACCGTTGCCGTTCAGTGAAGTCACGGGAAATAAAGCGAAAGGCGATAACGCGAAGGTTGAAGACTACGTATTTGGTCTGAAGGCGCAGGGGCGATACAACGGCGAACCGCTCACCGGAACGGGAAAAATGGGCGGCATGCTGGCGCTGCGTAGCGAAGGGGCAGCGTTTCCGGTACAGGCTGATTTCCGTTCCGGCAATACCCGGGTGGCGCTGGTGGGCGTGGTTAAGGACCCAATGAAGATGGGCGGCGTCGATCTGCAACTGAAATTCTCCGGGGATTCCCTGGGTGAGCTGTACGATCTGACGGGAGTGCTGCTGCCGGATACGCCGCCGTTCGAAACGGACGGTCGGCTGGTGGCGAAAATCGATACCAACGCATCATCGGTGTTTGACTACCGGGGGTTCAATGGGCGGATCGGCGACAGCGATATTCACGGCTCGCTGACCTATACGACAGGGAAACCGCGTCCGAAGCTGGAAGGAGAGGTGGAATCGCGCCAGCTCAGGCTGGCGGATTTAGGACCGCTGATCGGCGTCGATTCCGGTAAAGGCACAGAAAAAGCGCAGCGTTCGGAACAGAAAAAGGACGAGAAGAGCGTACAACCCGCGGACAAAGTACTGCCTTATGACCGCTTCGAAACGGACAAATGGAACGTGATGGATGCCGATGTGCGCTTTAAAGGGCGGCGTATTGAACATGGCAGCAGCCTGCCTGTCAGCGATCTCTCGACCCACATTCTTCTGCAGAATGCCGATCTGCGTCTGCAACCGTTGAAGTTTGGTCTGGCGGGCGGCAGCATCAATGCGAATATCCATCTGGAAGGGGATAAAAAGCCAATGCAGGGGCGTGCGGATATTCAGGCGCGGCGTTTAAAACTGAAAGAACTGATGCCGGACGTTGAACTGATGCAGAAAACGCTGGGGGAGATGAGCGGTGACGCCGAATTTCGCGGGACCGGGAATTCCGTGGCGGCGCTGCTGGGTAACAGCAACGGCAACCTGAAACTGCTGATGAACGACGGACTGATTAGCCGCAACCTGATGGAGATTGTCGGTCTGAACGTCGGGAACTTCATCGTCGGGCAGATCTTTGGCGATGACGAAGTGCGGGTTAACTGCGCGGCGGCGAATCTGGATATCGTAAACGGCGTGGCGCGCCCACAAATTTTCGCGTTCGACACTGAAAACGCGCTGATCAACGTCACCGGGACGGCGAGCTTTGCCTCCGAACAGCTGGATTTGACCATCGACCCGGAGAGCAAAGGCATCCGCATTATTACCTTGCGTTCGCCGTTGTATGTGCGCGGAACGTTTAAGAACCCTCAGGCGGGGGTAAAGGCCGGGCCGTTGATTGCGCGTGGCGCGGTAGCCGCGGCGCTGGCGACGTTAGTGACGCCTGCCGCCGCGCTGCTGGCGCTGATTTCACCGTCAGAAGGTGACGCCAACCAGTGCCGGACGATATTGTCGCAGCTGAAGAAGTGA
- a CDS encoding LysR family transcriptional regulator, whose product MDKIHAMQLFIRVAELESFSRAADTLGLPKGSVSRQIQALENHLGTQLLHRTTRRVQLTQDGMVYYERAKDLLSNLDELDGLFQHDPTSISGKLRVDMPVGVARNLVIPRLPAFLQQYPGIELELSSSDRLVDLIREGFDCVVRVGTLKDSGLIARPLGKLTVINCASQQYLTRFGYPESLEDLASHAVVHYSQNLGTRPPGFEIATSSGTQWIKTGGTLTVNSTETYHAACLAGLGIIQVPRVGVREALRNGTLVEVLPQYRALPMPVSLLYPHRRNLSRRVHLFMEWLTGVMKDYVD is encoded by the coding sequence ATGGATAAAATTCATGCAATGCAGTTATTCATTCGTGTCGCAGAGCTGGAGAGTTTTTCTCGCGCAGCCGACACGCTCGGACTCCCGAAAGGTAGCGTATCGCGCCAGATTCAGGCGCTGGAAAACCATCTTGGCACCCAGCTTTTACACCGCACCACGCGGCGGGTACAACTGACGCAGGACGGCATGGTCTATTACGAACGGGCGAAAGATCTGTTAAGCAATCTGGATGAACTGGACGGTCTGTTTCAGCACGATCCCACCAGCATCAGCGGTAAGCTACGAGTCGATATGCCGGTTGGCGTCGCGCGAAATCTGGTGATCCCCCGCCTGCCCGCCTTTTTGCAGCAGTACCCTGGGATTGAACTGGAGCTCAGCAGCAGTGACCGACTGGTGGATTTGATCCGCGAAGGTTTTGACTGCGTGGTGCGCGTCGGCACGCTGAAAGACTCGGGACTGATCGCGCGTCCGCTGGGCAAGCTTACCGTGATCAACTGCGCCAGCCAACAGTACCTGACGCGTTTTGGCTATCCGGAAAGCCTTGAAGACCTCGCCTCCCATGCGGTAGTACATTACTCGCAAAATCTGGGAACGCGACCGCCAGGCTTTGAAATCGCCACCAGCAGCGGGACACAGTGGATAAAAACCGGCGGTACGCTAACGGTTAACAGCACCGAAACCTATCACGCCGCCTGTCTGGCTGGGCTGGGAATTATTCAGGTTCCGCGCGTCGGGGTTCGTGAGGCGTTACGCAATGGCACGCTCGTTGAGGTGCTGCCGCAATACCGCGCCTTGCCGATGCCGGTATCGCTGCTTTACCCACACCGGCGTAATCTTTCACGCCGTGTGCACCTGTTTATGGAGTGGCTGACCGGGGTAATGAAGGACTACGTGGACTGA
- the pdeH gene encoding cyclic-guanylate-specific phosphodiesterase, with protein MINQVIQQRSNSEASVESLQDRRFWLQCERAYTYQPIYRTDGRLLAVELLTVVTHPDNPTQRIAPDRYFAGVAVRHRIDIVKEQLQLLEQKTDFFQRHELLASVNVDGPTLLAMRQQPNMVQMIERMPWLRFELVEHIHLPKESSFASMCEFGPLWLDDFGTGMANFSALNEVRYDYIKVARELFVMLRQTPEGRNLFTMLLQLMNRYCRGVIVEGVETLEEWRDVQRSPAFAAQGYFLSRPVPFACLDEVILSL; from the coding sequence ATGATAAACCAGGTTATCCAGCAGCGAAGCAATTCCGAGGCGAGCGTTGAAAGCTTGCAGGATCGGCGCTTTTGGCTGCAGTGCGAGCGTGCTTACACTTATCAGCCGATTTACCGGACCGACGGACGCCTGTTAGCCGTTGAGTTGTTGACGGTGGTGACGCATCCGGACAATCCAACCCAACGTATCGCGCCTGACCGTTATTTTGCCGGGGTGGCGGTGCGCCATCGCATTGATATCGTCAAAGAACAACTTCAGCTACTGGAGCAGAAGACCGACTTTTTCCAGCGTCATGAATTGCTGGCCTCTGTGAATGTCGATGGCCCGACGCTCCTCGCCATGCGCCAGCAACCCAACATGGTGCAGATGATTGAGCGGATGCCGTGGCTGCGTTTTGAGCTGGTCGAACATATCCATCTGCCAAAAGAATCCTCGTTTGCCAGCATGTGCGAATTTGGTCCGCTGTGGCTGGATGATTTCGGCACCGGGATGGCGAATTTCTCTGCGCTGAATGAAGTCCGTTATGACTACATTAAAGTCGCGCGCGAACTGTTCGTGATGCTTCGCCAGACGCCAGAGGGGCGCAATCTCTTCACCATGCTGCTGCAACTGATGAACCGCTATTGCCGCGGCGTGATCGTTGAAGGGGTGGAAACGCTGGAAGAGTGGCGCGACGTACAACGTTCTCCCGCCTTTGCCGCACAGGGCTATTTTCTGTCGCGCCCGGTCCCGTTCGCCTGCCTCGATGAGGTCATTCTGTCACTGTAA